In bacterium, a single window of DNA contains:
- a CDS encoding aspartate/glutamate racemase family protein — translation MAVRGGRNIYGYSIGVLMLDTVFPRVPGDIGHAGTFSFPVLYHRVRQAFPSRVIREADPALLDGFIEGARALEAAGVLAITTSCGFLSIFQRQLAEAVRIPVFTSALLLVPMVARMLGPDRAVGVLTVDSGSLGPRHLAEMGITEEVPVVVAGLEKGHAFSPVLLDNELELDVDAARREHVEVARDLLERHPQVGALVLECTNMPPYAAAIRQATGLPVFDITSLMRVVHAALVPPDYAGR, via the coding sequence ATGGCGGTTCGCGGCGGACGCAACATTTACGGCTATTCGATCGGCGTGCTGATGCTCGATACGGTCTTCCCCCGCGTCCCCGGCGACATCGGACACGCGGGCACGTTTTCGTTCCCGGTGCTGTACCATCGCGTGCGGCAGGCGTTTCCCTCGCGCGTCATCCGCGAAGCGGATCCCGCCCTGCTCGACGGGTTCATCGAAGGCGCGCGGGCGCTCGAGGCGGCGGGCGTGCTGGCGATCACGACGTCGTGCGGCTTCCTCTCGATCTTCCAGCGGCAGCTCGCCGAGGCGGTGCGTATTCCGGTGTTCACGTCGGCGCTGCTGTTGGTGCCGATGGTCGCTCGGATGCTCGGGCCCGACCGCGCGGTGGGCGTGCTGACCGTAGACAGCGGCTCGCTCGGGCCGCGCCACCTCGCCGAGATGGGTATCACGGAGGAGGTCCCCGTCGTCGTCGCCGGGCTCGAAAAGGGCCACGCGTTCTCGCCGGTGCTGTTGGACAACGAGCTCGAACTCGACGTGGACGCCGCGCGGCGCGAGCACGTCGAGGTGGCCCGCGACCTGCTGGAGCGCCATCCGCAGGTCGGGGCGCTCGTGCTGGAGTGCACCAACATGCCCCCGTACGCCGCGGCGATCCGCCAGGCGACCGGCCTGCCGGTCTTCGACATCACGTCCCTGATGCGGGTGGTGCACGCCGCGCTGGTCCCGCCCGACTACGCCGGCCGGTAG
- a CDS encoding ImmA/IrrE family metallo-endopeptidase has product ERARALGGPRGIPVDVRKIADELGYSVVERALPPGQRGTIGRDGGRVVISIAPRGHTDAELRWIIAEELGHAALGHSALVASTEPGGTPAVAEPRRREEEREARAFAAEILMPEEKIRARFAELAPRIDQSLGMRRRETETDEVVHLLARMFGVTPTALRFRLEELSLVH; this is encoded by the coding sequence GAGCGGGCGCGCGCGCTCGGCGGGCCCCGCGGCATTCCCGTCGATGTCCGCAAGATCGCGGACGAGCTCGGCTATTCCGTCGTCGAACGCGCCCTCCCGCCCGGCCAGCGTGGGACGATCGGACGCGACGGCGGGCGCGTCGTGATCTCGATCGCGCCGCGGGGCCACACCGACGCCGAGCTGCGCTGGATCATCGCCGAAGAACTCGGGCACGCGGCCCTCGGGCACAGCGCCCTCGTCGCCAGCACCGAGCCGGGGGGCACCCCGGCGGTCGCCGAGCCTCGGCGGCGCGAGGAGGAGCGCGAGGCACGGGCGTTCGCGGCCGAGATCCTGATGCCGGAGGAGAAGATCCGCGCCCGTTTCGCCGAACTCGCCCCGCGCATCGATCAATCGCTCGGCATGCGCCGGCGGGAAACCGAAACCGATGAGGTCGTGCACTTGCTCGCGCGGATGTTCGGCGTGACGCCGACGGCACTCCGCTTCAGGCTCGAGGAGCTGAGCCTCGTTCATTAG
- a CDS encoding S41 family peptidase encodes MAPALGSRLRPFLAALIAAALLITPFTRMPRASAADATLVVAAIRVLQEDYVDQVQPVALLNAALAVLRKATSLGADALPDIPASTPASDAAVQFTAAFQKAAQTGAMPETELAYTATAGMLASLRDSHTFFLDPAALRESRRQISGNPGFTGIGVTIVARKDASGTSWIFVEDVFPGSPAAGAGVKRFDRIVEVDGKPLKDVNVVDASQMIRGPAGSTASLTVQRAGRAIPLSVVRAAIRVPPVEARFASPGVAYLKVFGFSQGAGRELRQGITTLSREGQIKSAILDLRGNPGGLIIEAASVGGIFLPTRTVLARITERGEQPSVLRSSGTSPLDKTPLVILVDGQSASASEILTGAFKDYKRGTIIGEKTAGALGGSVTVPLPEGGMSVTVERIQTPKNTAVEAVGIAPDVPVTLTVADMERGQDTQLQAALRALHVAWEWLLRPRAA; translated from the coding sequence ATGGCACCGGCTCTTGGTTCGCGGCTGCGGCCGTTCCTGGCGGCGCTGATCGCAGCCGCCCTGCTGATCACCCCGTTCACCCGGATGCCGCGCGCGTCGGCCGCGGACGCCACGCTGGTGGTCGCGGCGATTCGCGTGTTGCAGGAAGACTACGTCGATCAGGTGCAGCCGGTCGCGCTCCTGAACGCGGCGCTGGCGGTCCTTCGCAAGGCGACCAGTTTGGGTGCCGACGCGCTGCCCGATATCCCGGCCTCCACGCCCGCCTCCGACGCCGCGGTGCAGTTCACCGCGGCGTTCCAGAAGGCGGCGCAGACCGGCGCGATGCCGGAAACCGAGCTCGCCTACACGGCGACCGCCGGCATGCTGGCCTCCCTTCGCGACAGCCACACGTTCTTTCTCGATCCGGCCGCGCTGCGCGAGAGCCGCCGCCAGATCTCTGGCAACCCGGGCTTCACGGGCATCGGCGTGACGATCGTCGCGCGGAAGGACGCCTCCGGGACGTCCTGGATCTTCGTCGAGGACGTATTCCCCGGGTCGCCCGCCGCGGGGGCGGGCGTCAAGCGCTTCGACCGGATCGTCGAGGTCGACGGGAAGCCGCTGAAGGACGTGAACGTGGTCGACGCGAGTCAGATGATCCGCGGGCCCGCCGGCTCGACCGCGTCGCTGACCGTCCAGCGCGCCGGCCGGGCGATACCGCTCTCGGTCGTGCGCGCCGCGATTCGCGTGCCTCCGGTGGAGGCGCGGTTCGCATCGCCGGGCGTGGCGTACCTCAAGGTCTTCGGGTTCTCGCAGGGCGCCGGACGGGAGCTGCGCCAGGGGATCACGACGCTGTCCCGCGAGGGCCAGATCAAGTCGGCGATCCTGGATCTGCGCGGCAACCCCGGCGGCCTGATCATCGAGGCGGCCAGCGTGGGCGGCATCTTCCTGCCGACTCGGACCGTGCTCGCCCGGATCACCGAACGCGGCGAGCAGCCGAGCGTGCTGCGGTCGAGCGGGACATCGCCGCTCGACAAGACGCCGCTCGTCATCCTGGTGGACGGTCAGTCGGCGTCGGCCTCGGAGATCCTCACCGGCGCCTTCAAGGATTACAAGCGCGGGACGATCATCGGCGAGAAGACGGCGGGCGCCCTCGGCGGATCGGTTACCGTGCCGCTGCCCGAAGGCGGGATGTCCGTCACGGTGGAGCGGATTCAGACGCCGAAGAACACGGCGGTCGAAGCGGTCGGGATCGCACCCGACGTCCCGGTGACGCTGACGGTGGCGGACATGGAGCGCGGGCAGGACACCCAGCTGCAGGCGGCGCTGCGCGCGCTGCACGTGGCGTGGGAATGGCTGCTGCGTCCCCGGGCGGCCTAA